A region from the Riemerella anatipestifer genome encodes:
- a CDS encoding MBL fold metallo-hydrolase codes for MKIEQIYTGCLAQGAYYITSNGEAAIIDPLREVQPYLERLEKDGVTLKYIFETHFHADFVSGHLDLSKKTGAPIIYGPTAKPSFEAIIAEDNQIFELGNVKIKVLHTPGHTMESACFLLLDENGKETALFSGDTLFLGDVGRPDLAQKATNLTQEELAGLLYESLYNKILPLPDEVTVYPAHGAGSACGKNMMKETVDSLGNQKKMNYALNQPSKEAFIEAVLDGLTAPPQYFGMNVAMNKGGYTSFDEVLKNGKEALSVEDFETVAENTGALILDTRNAADFHQGFIPNSINIGLKGSFAPWVGAMIVDVKQPLLLVCEEGTVEEAITRLARVGFDNVVGYLKGGFDSWKNSGKEIDTVKRISAETFANEYHKDAKVVDVRNIGEYSAEHVEDALNRPLMEINDWAKELGDTHFYIHCAGGYRSMIASSILNSRGIRNFTEVDGGFAKIKETSVPTTDFVCQSKVKF; via the coding sequence ATGAAAATAGAACAAATATACACAGGTTGCCTTGCACAAGGAGCTTACTACATTACTTCTAACGGCGAAGCAGCCATTATAGACCCACTGCGTGAAGTACAACCTTACTTAGAGCGTTTAGAGAAAGATGGTGTTACCCTAAAATACATCTTTGAAACTCACTTCCATGCTGATTTTGTATCAGGACATTTAGATTTGAGTAAAAAAACAGGAGCTCCTATTATCTACGGACCTACTGCAAAACCTAGCTTTGAAGCCATTATTGCGGAGGACAATCAAATTTTTGAGTTAGGAAATGTTAAAATAAAAGTGCTACACACTCCAGGACATACGATGGAAAGTGCGTGTTTTCTACTCCTTGATGAAAACGGAAAAGAAACCGCATTGTTTAGTGGTGACACACTATTTTTAGGTGATGTAGGGCGTCCTGACTTGGCACAAAAAGCCACTAATCTTACTCAAGAAGAGTTAGCGGGACTATTGTACGAAAGCCTTTATAACAAAATACTTCCCCTACCAGATGAGGTTACCGTATATCCAGCACACGGAGCAGGTTCTGCTTGTGGCAAAAATATGATGAAGGAAACCGTGGATAGTCTTGGCAACCAAAAGAAAATGAACTATGCCCTCAACCAGCCTAGCAAAGAGGCTTTTATAGAGGCTGTTTTGGACGGACTTACCGCTCCACCGCAATACTTCGGAATGAATGTGGCTATGAACAAAGGAGGCTACACCAGCTTTGATGAAGTTTTAAAAAACGGTAAAGAGGCTCTATCCGTAGAAGATTTTGAAACCGTGGCAGAGAATACAGGAGCTTTAATCCTTGACACTAGAAATGCGGCTGATTTCCACCAAGGTTTTATACCTAACTCCATCAATATTGGTCTTAAAGGCAGTTTTGCCCCTTGGGTAGGTGCGATGATTGTAGATGTCAAACAACCTCTGCTACTAGTCTGTGAGGAAGGTACCGTAGAAGAAGCCATTACTAGACTTGCTCGTGTAGGGTTTGATAATGTAGTGGGCTACCTCAAAGGGGGTTTTGACTCGTGGAAAAATTCAGGTAAAGAAATAGATACCGTTAAAAGAATTTCTGCCGAAACCTTTGCGAATGAATACCATAAAGATGCAAAAGTGGTAGATGTAAGAAATATAGGAGAATACTCTGCTGAGCATGTAGAAGATGCCCTTAACCGTCCGCTTATGGAAATTAACGATTGGGCAAAAGAACTAGGCGACACACATTTCTACATCCATTGTGCAGGTGGTTACCGTAGCATGATAGCCTCTAGTATACTCAATTCTAGAGGTATCCGAAACTTTACAGAAGTAGATGGTGGTTTTGCTAAAATTAAGGAGACCTCTGTGCCTACCACTGATTTTGTATGTCAATCTAAAGTTAAGTTCTAG
- a CDS encoding rhodanese-like domain-containing protein, producing MKVIHQMILGGGLVLGLTSCQTTGKAKDTGIIWCAADTKSTNEANLSKIINAPNSILVDVRTPEEFAEGSANGAINIPLDQLENHLDKLNSSQDIVLFCRSGRRSEEAKTILEKHGFKKVYNAGTWNEVKALQKETK from the coding sequence ATGAAAGTCATACACCAAATGATACTTGGCGGAGGTTTAGTTCTAGGGCTTACCTCCTGCCAAACAACTGGCAAAGCCAAAGATACTGGAATTATCTGGTGTGCAGCCGATACAAAAAGTACTAACGAAGCAAATCTCTCGAAAATTATAAATGCTCCCAATAGTATTTTAGTGGATGTAAGAACTCCAGAAGAATTTGCAGAAGGCAGTGCTAATGGAGCCATCAACATACCTTTAGACCAATTAGAAAATCATTTAGATAAACTAAATTCTTCGCAGGATATTGTACTTTTCTGTCGCTCTGGAAGACGCTCCGAAGAAGCTAAGACTATTCTAGAGAAACACGGCTTTAAAAAAGTATATAACGCTGGGACTTGGAACGAAGTAAAAGCACTTCAAAAAGAAACCAAATGA
- a CDS encoding winged helix-turn-helix domain-containing protein, which translates to MIDINQLNKEFENRVRLGIMSVLIVNEWVDFTEMKTILQVTDGNLASHSNALEKAGYIEVKKEFVGKKPKTSYHATLEGKEAFSNHINLLEQLLKK; encoded by the coding sequence ATGATTGATATTAACCAACTCAACAAAGAATTTGAAAATAGGGTAAGACTAGGAATAATGTCTGTACTCATAGTGAATGAATGGGTTGATTTTACGGAAATGAAAACAATTTTACAAGTAACCGATGGTAACTTGGCAAGCCATAGTAATGCACTAGAAAAAGCAGGATATATAGAAGTGAAAAAAGAATTTGTAGGAAAAAAGCCTAAAACCTCTTACCACGCTACACTAGAAGGTAAAGAAGCATTTAGTAATCATATCAATTTATTAGAGCAACTTTTAAAAAAATAA
- a CDS encoding ABC transporter ATP-binding protein yields the protein MKPLHRILSFAKPHQKYLWGSMFFNILYSVLQIFSVLSMLPVLRIILRLDKIDTTKEPFYDGNMSNYFGYLKDLVYYKIQVYNDIYGGSTVLAWVCVITGVAFLLRNISRYLGSFLLVNYRVGITKDLRSAIYHKFLKLPVSFFTEQRKGDMMSRISNDVGAIESGIMGALVDIVNAPFMIIFSLTALFLLDAQLTLFSLIVFPVMGWLISWVGKSLKRQANSAQEELGNLFSLVDETLKSSKVIKIFNADKILEKRFDTTTNLWQKYAIGMSRRRELASPMSEFLGSITMLLIAWFSGISVINGTNNDPATFLIFLGIFYQILAPAKQLSNSISSIQSGMASLERVSEVLDYDLKVEETANPVAIQNLNHNIEFKNISFFYDQDHKILEDFSMSLPKGKTVALVGQSGSGKTTVANLLARFYDVNKGSIEVDGNNIKDLKLKDYRSLLGMVTQESVLFNDTVYNNILMGKPEASKEEVIAAAKIANAHQFIESLSEGYNTNIGDDGNKLSGGQKQRISIARAVLKNPPVMILDEATSALDTESERAVQDALDKMMENRTSLIIAHRLSTIQKADLILVMEKGKVIEQGNHNDLMARNGVYKKLVELQNFD from the coding sequence ATGAAACCTTTACATAGAATTTTAAGCTTCGCCAAACCGCATCAAAAGTACCTTTGGGGAAGTATGTTTTTTAATATTTTGTACTCTGTACTTCAAATATTTTCGGTGCTTTCTATGCTCCCTGTTTTAAGGATTATCCTAAGATTAGATAAAATAGACACTACCAAAGAGCCCTTCTACGATGGTAACATGAGTAATTATTTTGGTTACTTAAAAGATTTAGTCTATTATAAAATACAGGTATATAACGATATTTATGGCGGTAGCACCGTTTTGGCTTGGGTTTGTGTAATTACAGGTGTGGCGTTTTTGCTTCGTAATATCTCTAGATACCTTGGGTCTTTTCTCCTTGTAAACTACCGTGTGGGGATTACTAAAGATTTAAGAAGTGCCATCTATCACAAATTTCTAAAACTCCCTGTATCGTTCTTCACAGAACAAAGGAAAGGCGATATGATGTCCAGAATTTCTAACGATGTCGGTGCTATAGAAAGTGGTATTATGGGAGCCTTAGTAGATATTGTGAATGCTCCATTCATGATTATTTTTTCTCTCACCGCACTCTTCTTATTAGATGCCCAGCTTACGCTGTTTTCCCTGATTGTCTTCCCTGTGATGGGTTGGCTGATTTCGTGGGTGGGTAAAAGTTTAAAAAGACAAGCCAACTCGGCTCAAGAGGAACTCGGCAACTTATTCTCCTTAGTAGATGAAACTTTAAAATCTTCCAAAGTCATCAAAATATTTAATGCCGATAAAATCCTAGAAAAAAGATTTGATACCACCACCAATCTTTGGCAAAAATACGCCATAGGTATGAGCCGAAGACGAGAACTTGCCTCTCCAATGAGTGAGTTTTTAGGATCTATCACAATGTTGCTTATCGCTTGGTTTTCGGGCATCAGCGTTATCAACGGAACTAATAACGACCCTGCAACCTTCCTTATTTTCTTAGGAATTTTCTACCAAATCCTTGCTCCTGCTAAACAGCTATCTAATTCTATATCTTCTATACAAAGCGGAATGGCAAGTCTAGAGAGAGTTTCAGAAGTTTTAGATTATGATTTAAAAGTGGAAGAAACTGCCAATCCTGTTGCTATCCAAAATCTCAACCACAACATTGAGTTTAAGAATATCAGCTTTTTCTACGACCAAGACCATAAGATTTTAGAGGACTTCTCTATGTCTTTACCAAAAGGGAAAACCGTGGCATTGGTGGGTCAGTCTGGAAGTGGTAAAACTACCGTCGCCAACCTTTTGGCAAGGTTCTACGATGTTAATAAAGGAAGTATAGAAGTAGATGGCAACAACATCAAAGATTTAAAACTAAAAGACTACCGAAGCCTGCTAGGAATGGTTACGCAAGAGTCAGTATTATTTAACGATACAGTCTATAATAATATCTTAATGGGTAAGCCAGAGGCTTCCAAGGAAGAAGTCATCGCTGCGGCTAAAATAGCCAACGCACACCAGTTTATAGAAAGCCTTTCTGAAGGCTACAACACCAACATAGGCGATGATGGCAACAAACTATCAGGAGGACAAAAGCAGAGAATTTCCATCGCAAGAGCGGTACTCAAAAATCCACCCGTGATGATTTTAGACGAAGCTACCTCTGCCCTAGACACCGAAAGCGAAAGAGCCGTACAAGATGCCTTAGATAAAATGATGGAGAACAGAACATCGCTCATCATTGCCCACCGACTGTCCACCATACAAAAAGCCGACTTAATCCTAGTAATGGAAAAAGGCAAGGTAATAGAACAAGGCAACCACAACGACTTAATGGCTAGAAATGGTGTTTACAAAAAGCTAGTAGAGCTACAAAATTTTGATTAA
- the guaB gene encoding IMP dehydrogenase, translating to MPIQDKIVESAITFDDVLLVPSFSEVLPNQVSLKSRLTDKITLNVPIVSAAMDTVTESDLAIALARVGGLGFIHKNMPIEEQAAQVNKVKRSENGMIADPVTLSKDYTLREARELMARYKISGLPVVDDNNTLIGIITNRDVKYQENLDMKVEELMTKDNLVTSDKNTTLETAKNILLENRVEKLPIVDENFKLVGLITIKDIDNQLEYPHANKDKNGRLIVGAGVGVGEDTMERVTALVKAGVDIIAIDSAHGHSKGVLDKIKEIRQAFPDLDIVGGNIVTAEAAKDLIEAGANVLKVGVGPGSICTTRVVAGVGVPQLSAIYNVYEYAQSKNVAVIADGGIKLSGDIVKAIASGANAVMLGSLFAGTDEAPGEEIIFQGRKFKSYQGMGSLAAMKRGGKERYFQSEAKKFVPEGIEGRVPHKGKLEDVVFQLTGGLRAGMGYCGAKDIKSLQTDSKMVKITGSGLKESHPHDVIITQEAPNYSL from the coding sequence ATGCCTATACAAGACAAAATTGTAGAATCTGCCATCACTTTTGATGATGTGCTTCTAGTACCGTCCTTTTCTGAGGTACTTCCCAATCAAGTTTCGCTTAAATCTCGTCTTACCGACAAAATAACGCTGAATGTGCCTATCGTTTCCGCAGCGATGGATACCGTTACCGAATCCGACTTAGCTATTGCTTTAGCTCGTGTGGGAGGTTTAGGTTTTATCCATAAAAATATGCCGATAGAGGAACAAGCCGCTCAAGTGAACAAGGTAAAACGCTCCGAAAACGGAATGATAGCCGACCCTGTAACACTTTCTAAAGATTACACTCTAAGAGAAGCCAGAGAGCTGATGGCCAGATACAAAATTTCTGGTCTGCCTGTGGTAGATGACAATAATACGCTTATAGGCATCATTACCAATAGAGATGTAAAATACCAAGAAAATTTGGATATGAAGGTGGAAGAGCTGATGACTAAAGATAATCTAGTAACTTCGGACAAGAATACCACTCTTGAAACGGCTAAAAATATCCTTCTAGAAAACAGAGTAGAGAAGCTCCCTATCGTTGATGAAAATTTTAAACTCGTAGGGCTTATCACTATTAAAGATATAGACAATCAACTAGAATATCCTCACGCCAATAAAGACAAAAACGGCAGACTCATCGTAGGTGCAGGTGTAGGTGTAGGCGAAGACACTATGGAGCGTGTAACCGCCTTAGTCAAAGCTGGGGTGGATATTATTGCCATAGATTCTGCACACGGACATTCTAAAGGAGTTTTAGATAAAATAAAGGAAATCCGACAAGCCTTCCCAGACCTAGATATCGTGGGTGGAAATATTGTAACCGCAGAAGCTGCCAAAGACCTCATTGAGGCTGGTGCTAATGTTCTAAAGGTTGGTGTAGGTCCAGGTTCTATTTGTACCACAAGAGTAGTAGCTGGTGTAGGTGTACCTCAACTTTCGGCAATATATAATGTGTATGAGTACGCTCAATCTAAAAATGTTGCTGTAATCGCAGATGGCGGAATTAAACTTTCTGGCGACATCGTAAAGGCTATCGCAAGTGGCGCTAATGCAGTAATGCTAGGCTCTCTATTCGCAGGAACCGATGAAGCTCCAGGTGAAGAAATTATTTTCCAAGGAAGAAAATTCAAATCTTACCAAGGTATGGGGAGCTTAGCTGCGATGAAAAGAGGCGGTAAAGAGCGTTATTTCCAAAGCGAAGCTAAAAAATTTGTACCCGAAGGCATAGAAGGTAGAGTGCCACACAAAGGTAAGTTAGAAGATGTGGTATTCCAGCTCACAGGCGGACTAAGAGCAGGTATGGGATACTGCGGTGCGAAAGATATTAAATCACTCCAAACCGATTCTAAAATGGTAAAAATAACAGGTAGTGGTCTTAAAGAATCTCACCCTCACGATGTGATTATTACTCAAGAAGCTCCTAATTACTCCTTGTAG
- a CDS encoding cupin domain-containing protein: MNIIENIVYSNNKPSVVIIKKSDTLKQFAVGLGKDAVLKKHITPVPATLVVLKGNINFEIEGKTHHFKAWDTYEIPVNISHEVVGVSDENLFMVTQEL; the protein is encoded by the coding sequence ATGAATATTATAGAAAACATCGTATATAGTAATAATAAACCCTCTGTGGTCATTATTAAAAAGTCGGATACCCTCAAACAATTTGCCGTAGGACTAGGAAAAGATGCCGTATTGAAAAAACACATCACTCCTGTCCCTGCTACATTGGTAGTGCTAAAAGGCAATATCAATTTTGAGATTGAAGGTAAAACACACCACTTTAAAGCGTGGGACACATACGAAATCCCTGTGAATATCTCTCACGAAGTCGTAGGAGTATCAGACGAAAATCTTTTTATGGTAACCCAAGAACTTTAA
- a CDS encoding DNA-binding domain-containing protein, with product MNTLKAWLRPNLLTKDDPNDFVAVPLLGGSLGITEIVEALKKEGMEIKTETAVDIITRFNRKASELVLNGYSVNTGLVYMRPAIKGVFYDKTWDKEKHSVYVNVNQGTDLRKAANDTKVEILGEQSSPMSVFSITDKATGKADGTLTKGKNAEIKGTYIKIDGDNPKNGIVFKNLDTQQEVKLSAEHIVLNEPSRVLILVPSDLEAGNYEVSLTTQFSKGNTLLKEPRTEILSAPIVIG from the coding sequence ATGAATACACTAAAAGCGTGGTTGCGTCCCAACCTATTAACGAAAGACGACCCTAATGATTTTGTAGCCGTGCCACTTCTAGGTGGTAGCCTTGGTATTACAGAAATTGTAGAAGCCCTTAAAAAAGAGGGTATGGAGATAAAAACCGAAACGGCGGTGGATATCATCACCCGTTTTAACCGTAAGGCATCGGAGTTGGTACTCAACGGTTATAGCGTAAATACTGGACTAGTGTATATGCGTCCTGCGATTAAGGGCGTATTTTACGACAAAACTTGGGATAAAGAGAAGCATTCCGTATATGTAAATGTAAACCAAGGCACCGACCTAAGAAAAGCCGCCAACGATACCAAAGTAGAAATCCTAGGCGAACAATCTAGCCCTATGAGTGTGTTCAGCATTACCGACAAAGCCACAGGCAAAGCAGACGGCACCCTTACCAAAGGTAAGAACGCCGAAATCAAAGGCACTTACATTAAAATAGACGGCGATAATCCTAAAAATGGCATTGTATTTAAAAATCTAGACACTCAACAAGAAGTGAAACTCTCAGCAGAGCATATTGTTCTTAACGAGCCGTCAAGGGTGCTTATTCTTGTGCCTTCGGATTTAGAAGCAGGGAATTATGAGGTAAGTCTTACAACACAATTTTCTAAAGGTAATACCTTACTTAAAGAGCCTAGGACAGAAATTTTATCTGCTCCTATTGTTATTGGGTAG